The Oryzias latipes chromosome 4, ASM223467v1 genome includes a window with the following:
- the foxd3 gene encoding forkhead box protein D3 codes for MTLSGGSERASDMSGQTVLTAEDVDIDVVGEGDDEGLERVDSDCDSPGVAILHDLREDTGDDDLEDEIEVEKEDMGSGGGSPCCESSGEGEPGTGKGEGHDHSTTPGGTMQKPKSSLVKPPYSYIALITMAILQSPQKKLTLSGICEFISNRFPYYREKFPAWQNSIRHNLSLNDCFIKIPREPGNPGKGNYWTMDPASEDMFDNGSFLRRRKRFKRVQPDVLRDQTALMMQSFGAYSLGSPYGRHYGIHPAAYSHPAALQYPYISPVGPMLPPGVPLLPSAELNRKAFNSQLSPSLQLQLNSLSTASMIKSEPSNRPSFSIENIIGVSSASSSSPGAAQAFLRPPVTVQSALLSAQSLSLTRTSAAIAPILSVPSNIISSHVLPSATAAAVSKWPSQ; via the coding sequence ATGACCCTGTCTGGAGGCAGCGAACGAGCCAGCGACATGTCGGGCCAAACCGTGCTTACAGCGGAGGACGTGGACATCGACGTGGTGGGCGAGGGAGACGACGAGGGCTTGGAGAGGGTGGACAGCGACTGCGACAGTCCGGGGGTGGCCATCCTCCACGACCTCCGAGAAGACACGGGCGACGATGACTTGGAAGATGAAATCGAAGTTGAGAAAGAAGACATGGGGTCCGGAGGAGGGAGCCCGTGCTGTGAGAGCTCAGGAGAGGGGGAGCCGGGCACCGGGAAGGGAGAGGGTCACGACCACAGCACGACACCGGGAGGCACGATGCAGAAGCCCAAGAGCAGCCTGGTAAAGCCGCCCTACTCATACATCGCCCTCATCACCATGGCAATCCTCCAGAGCCCACAGAAGAAGCTCACTCTGAGTGGGATCTGCGAGTTCATCAGCAACCGTTTCCCCTATTACCGGGAGAAGTTCCCGGCGTGGCAAAACTCCATCCGCCACAACCTGTCACTCAATGACTGCTTCATAAAAATCCCCCGGGAGCCCGGCAACCCTGGCAAGGGCAACTACTGGACAATGGACCCGGCTTCAGAGGACATGTTCGACAACGGCAGTTTCctcagaaggaggaagaggttCAAAAGAGTTCAACCGGACGTGCTGAGGGACCAGACGGCGCTCATGATGCAAAGTTTCGGCGCGTACAGCCTCGGGAGTCCCTACGGGAGGCACTACGGCATCCACCCGGCGGCCTATTCCCACCCGGCGGCTCTGCAGTACCCCTACATCTCTCCTGTGGGTCCCATGCTGCCCCCGGGCGTGCCCCTCCTGCCCTCCGCTGAGCTGAACAGAAAAGCCTTCAACTCCCAGCTCAGCCCcagcctgcagctgcagctcaacAGCCTGAGCACGGCGTCCATGATCAAATCAGAGCCCTCCAACAGACCCTCGTTCAGTATAGAAAACATCATCGGGGTGTCCAgcgcctcctcatcctcaccgGGCGCCGCGCAGGCGTTCCTGCGGCCTCCGGTGACCGTTCAGTCGGCCCTCCTGAGCGCACAGTCCCTCTCCCTGACCCGGACCTCCGCCGCCATCGCTCCCATCCTCAGCGTTCCGTCAAATATCATTTCCTCACACGTTTTACCGTCAGCGACGGCGGCCGCAGTGTCCAAATGGCCTTCACAGTGA